In a genomic window of Thermosynechococcus sp. CL-1:
- a CDS encoding cell division protein FtsQ/DivIB, which yields MVNPTPQGTTAHDAIRERRRQLQSKRRWRQLTGLWRTSVLLTLTGGLVWGLTLPDWVIRRPEQVVIRGNQLLKTEALQAQLPLEYPESLLRLRPQEIIHALETTLPLQRVTIARQLFPPTLIVEVQERKPVAVATCNQCWVMSATGQLQGPASRWLVDGLGFVAPLSSYQARAVKPMPTLQLQGYFVPVKDAPRPQTLAVDGDRQQQWQQIHQILQQQDLPITGLDWRNEQNLIVQTPLAPVHLGVVQWHSPTFKKQLSALASLKQLPQYLDPRQMVFIDLVNPDEPLVQLRQQPTQQPLPRSH from the coding sequence ATGGTAAATCCCACTCCTCAGGGGACAACGGCTCATGATGCCATTCGGGAACGGCGCCGCCAATTGCAAAGTAAACGCCGCTGGCGGCAACTGACAGGGCTTTGGCGTACCAGTGTCCTCTTGACCTTAACAGGGGGACTGGTTTGGGGACTGACGCTGCCGGACTGGGTTATCCGCCGCCCGGAGCAAGTGGTGATTCGCGGCAATCAACTGCTGAAAACGGAAGCGTTGCAGGCACAATTGCCCCTTGAGTATCCGGAGTCACTGCTGCGTTTGCGGCCACAGGAGATCATTCATGCCTTAGAAACGACGCTGCCTCTGCAACGGGTGACGATCGCCCGCCAACTCTTTCCGCCGACACTGATTGTCGAAGTCCAAGAACGCAAGCCTGTCGCAGTGGCCACCTGTAATCAATGCTGGGTAATGAGTGCAACCGGGCAGCTGCAAGGGCCTGCCAGTCGCTGGTTGGTGGATGGTCTCGGATTTGTTGCCCCGCTGAGTAGCTATCAAGCTAGGGCCGTGAAGCCAATGCCCACACTCCAGTTGCAGGGGTATTTTGTACCCGTTAAGGATGCGCCGCGCCCGCAGACATTGGCCGTGGATGGCGATCGCCAGCAGCAGTGGCAGCAAATTCACCAGATTCTCCAGCAGCAGGATCTACCGATTACGGGTTTAGATTGGCGCAATGAACAGAATCTAATTGTCCAAACCCCCCTCGCGCCGGTTCACCTTGGGGTGGTGCAGTGGCATAGTCCCACATTTAAGAAACAACTCAGTGCCCTAGCCAGCCTCAAGCAGTTACCTCAGTACTTGGATCCCCGCCAAATGGTCTTTATTGACTTGGTGAACCCCGATGAACCCTTGGTGCAACTGCGGCAGCAGCCGACACAGCAACCCCTTCCCCGCAGTCATTAA